A segment of the Cohnella algarum genome:
GAACGTCGATGGCGACGACGGTCGCGCCGTTTTTGCGGGCTTTTTCCGCGATCGTTACCTGGTGCATGTTCGTCGAGACCGCATTGATGCCCCACATGACGATGAGCTTCGCGTGAACGGTATCCTCCGGGTCCGTGCCGTAGCTTCCGCCCATCGTGTAGCGGTAGCCTTCCGTGCCGGCCGATTCGCAAATCGTCCGCTCCAGCTCCGACGACCCGAGCCGGTGGAAAAACCGCCGGTCCATCCCTTCGGTTCCGATCCGCCCCATATTGCCGTAGAAGCTGTAGGGCAAAATGGCCTCCGGCCCGGACTCCGCGATCAACTCCTTCCAGCGCCCGGCGATCGTCTTCAGCGCTTCGTCCCAACCGACTCGCTCGAATTTCCCCTCGCCCTTCGGCCCCGTCCGCTTAAGCGGGTAGGCGAGCCGCTTCGGATCGTAAATCCGCTCCGTCAAATGGCGGACTTTGTTGCAGATCGCGCCCAACGTGACCGGATGGGACGGATCGCCTTCGATTTTGACGATGCGGCCGTCCTTTTTGTGAACGAGCAGTCCGCATTGATCCGGACAGTCGAGGGAACAGACGGACGGAAAGACGCCGTCGGGCATCTCCGTCCATCGCAGGCTTGCGCGCCGTTGCATAAATCTACCTCCCTGTTTTGCATCTCGCCAAGGGCCTTTTCCGTATGGTTCAGCATATGTCTAGGATAACCCCTGCGGCGATGCAAAACAATAAAGAGAATGGAGGCTTCCCTCAACCCTGCGGCCTTCGCGCGACGCTGCCCCGAATCCAGGCGGCCAGGCAAAGAAGCAGGCCGATCGCGATAAACGCGAAATCGAACACGATGTGGCTCGACCCCAAATAGCGGTCGAAATCGACTTCGCTCGACGGCCCCCAAACGCTCAAAACGAGGGTGAAAAACCCGATCGGGAAGGCGATCGCCTTGTAATCTTCGATCCCCAGCCACTGCGCCGTCCCCAGCACCGCGGCGTACTGATAGGTGGCCAACTGCAGGAACGTTCCCGGAAGCCAAACGGCCAGCAGCAGGGCGTCGACATGCTGGAAAAATTCGCCGATCGCGATATAGCGGACGACCTCGATGAACGGGTAATTCAGCGTGCCCGCATGCTTTCCGAACAGAAAAACCGACACGAGGCCGGAGACGACGAGCGTAAGCATCAGCGAAAACCAGGTCAGCAAAGTATAGGTTTTCGCCTGCCGCTGATTCGAAATCAGCGGGTAGTACAGCCCCAGCATGATGTATCCGGCGAACCAGCTCGTCGGAACGAGCGCGCCCTTGACGGAAGGAAGAGGTCCTTGCCCCATGATCGG
Coding sequences within it:
- a CDS encoding GerAB/ArcD/ProY family transporter, giving the protein MEKGRISAAQFGILFYSILAYDGLLLIPKITGKEAGRDLWLSPVWAHLVGLVYVIAILRMARMFPKETVVQYGKRLLGTVGGKAAGAAVIFYCVYLTSVILRIYGDFISAVFLDRTPPLVPAGGIMLLAAYAVRGGVEALGRLAQLFLPVTVLVFGFLIVLTIPEWEVTNVLPIMGQGPLPSVKGALVPTSWFAGYIMLGLYYPLISNQRQAKTYTLLTWFSLMLTLVVSGLVSVFLFGKHAGTLNYPFIEVVRYIAIGEFFQHVDALLLAVWLPGTFLQLATYQYAAVLGTAQWLGIEDYKAIAFPIGFFTLVLSVWGPSSEVDFDRYLGSSHIVFDFAFIAIGLLLCLAAWIRGSVARRPQG